A genomic window from Streptomyces sp. HUAS YS2 includes:
- a CDS encoding ArsO family NAD(P)H-dependent flavin-containing monooxygenase yields MTQVVDVVVIGGGQSGLAAGYHLRRLGLDFVVLDAQATPGGAWQHTWDSLHLFSPAAYSSLPGRLMPPQPGETYPEAAHVVDYLTDYEQRYELPVVRPVRAEAVRRDGEFLRVEADTGVWRARAVISATGTWSRPFVPAVPGRTQFQGTQLHTVEYRHPADFEGRRVIVVGGGNSGAQIAADLACDTDLTWVTLREPRYLADDIDGRALFDHATARRRALDDGRTDTGGVASLGDIVAVPAVREARDAGRLKAQPMFARLTATGVEWADGTRADADVVIWCTGFRPALSHLAPLGLRGPRGHVPTVGTQAVGEPRLHLLGYGDWTGPASATLIGVGRPARDASREIAELLGAR; encoded by the coding sequence ATGACGCAGGTCGTGGACGTGGTGGTGATCGGCGGCGGCCAGAGCGGGCTCGCCGCCGGCTACCACCTGCGCCGTCTCGGCCTGGACTTCGTCGTCCTCGACGCCCAGGCGACTCCCGGCGGGGCGTGGCAGCACACCTGGGACTCCCTGCACCTGTTCTCACCCGCCGCGTACTCCTCGCTGCCCGGACGGCTGATGCCGCCGCAGCCGGGAGAGACGTACCCGGAAGCGGCGCACGTCGTCGACTACCTCACCGACTACGAGCAGCGCTACGAGCTCCCCGTCGTACGACCCGTCCGCGCCGAAGCGGTCCGCAGGGACGGCGAGTTCCTGCGGGTGGAGGCGGACACCGGCGTGTGGCGGGCGCGCGCGGTGATCAGCGCAACCGGCACCTGGTCGCGCCCCTTCGTCCCCGCCGTCCCCGGCCGTACGCAGTTCCAGGGCACCCAGCTCCACACCGTCGAGTACCGGCACCCCGCCGACTTCGAGGGCCGGCGCGTGATCGTCGTGGGCGGCGGGAACTCCGGCGCGCAGATCGCCGCCGACCTCGCCTGCGACACCGACCTCACCTGGGTCACCCTCCGCGAACCGCGCTACCTCGCCGACGACATCGACGGCCGTGCTCTCTTCGACCACGCCACCGCCCGCCGCCGCGCCCTCGACGACGGCCGCACCGACACCGGCGGCGTCGCCTCCCTCGGTGACATCGTCGCCGTCCCGGCCGTGCGTGAAGCCCGGGACGCAGGCCGCCTCAAGGCTCAGCCGATGTTCGCCCGACTGACCGCGACCGGCGTGGAGTGGGCCGACGGCACCCGCGCCGACGCGGACGTCGTCATCTGGTGCACCGGCTTCCGCCCCGCTCTCTCCCACCTGGCCCCGCTCGGCCTGCGCGGGCCCCGCGGCCACGTCCCCACGGTGGGAACGCAGGCCGTTGGCGAGCCGCGCCTGCACCTCCTCGGCTACGGCGACTGGACCGGCCCCGCCTCCGCCACCCTCATCGGCGTCGGCCGCCCCGCCCGCGATGCTTCCCGGGAGATCGCCGAACTGCTCGGAGCGAGGTGA
- a CDS encoding arsenate reductase ArsC, whose translation MTAPLASVLFVCVHNAGRSQMAAGFLRHLAGDRVEVRSAGSVPGDRINPSAVEAMAELGIDISDQKPKVLTVEAAQASDYIITMGCGDACPYFPGKTYLDWKLDDPAGQGVEAVRPIRDEIKGLIEGLIAEIDAKKEA comes from the coding sequence ATGACTGCTCCGCTCGCCTCCGTGCTCTTCGTCTGCGTCCACAACGCCGGCCGCTCCCAGATGGCCGCCGGATTCCTGCGGCACCTGGCCGGCGACCGCGTCGAGGTCCGCTCCGCGGGCTCGGTCCCGGGCGACCGGATCAACCCCTCGGCCGTCGAGGCGATGGCCGAGCTCGGGATCGACATCTCCGACCAGAAGCCCAAGGTCCTCACCGTCGAAGCCGCGCAGGCGTCCGACTACATCATCACGATGGGCTGCGGGGACGCCTGCCCGTACTTCCCGGGCAAGACCTACCTCGACTGGAAGCTGGACGACCCGGCTGGCCAGGGCGTCGAGGCCGTTCGCCCCATCCGCGACGAGATCAAGGGTCTGATCGAGGGCCTGATCGCCGAGATCGACGCGAAGAAGGAGGCGTGA
- a CDS encoding MFS transporter has translation MTELHTREASTGTEDRSRPRAVLPALCATQITSWGIVYYAFPVLNPEITADTGWSTGLTMAAFSLALVVSGIAGIRVGRIIDLRGPRTVMTAGSAVCVLSLVIVASAPNLAVFFTGWLLAGFAMSATFYQPAFAAITRWWAPDHVRALTIVTLAGGLASTVFAPLTAALADHLTWRTTYLVLAAILAAVTIPAHALALRAPWPPAPPAPTHTDGTPRTVVRSRPFLLLAFAFTLSAFATYAAVIALVPLLLERGYTTSQAAWALGLGGAGQTLGRTLYAPLARRTGTTTRTVVLVALGSLTTAALALIPGPYGLMIAASIAAGTVRGNLTLLQATAVTDRWGTRHYGRLSGLLSAPAMTASAVAPFAAALCAPPLGGYPELFVALAALGLVAALISAATSVRAA, from the coding sequence ATGACAGAACTCCACACCCGCGAGGCCTCGACCGGAACAGAGGACCGGTCGAGGCCCCGCGCCGTCCTGCCCGCGCTGTGCGCCACCCAGATCACCAGCTGGGGAATCGTCTACTACGCCTTCCCTGTCCTCAACCCGGAGATCACCGCCGACACCGGCTGGTCCACAGGTCTGACGATGGCGGCGTTCTCGCTCGCGCTGGTCGTCTCCGGCATCGCCGGAATCCGCGTCGGCCGGATCATCGACCTCCGCGGCCCGCGCACAGTCATGACAGCGGGCTCCGCCGTGTGCGTCCTCAGCCTGGTGATCGTGGCCTCGGCCCCGAACCTGGCAGTGTTCTTCACCGGCTGGCTCCTCGCCGGGTTCGCCATGTCCGCCACCTTCTACCAACCCGCCTTCGCCGCGATCACCCGCTGGTGGGCGCCCGACCACGTCCGCGCCCTCACCATCGTCACCCTCGCCGGCGGCCTCGCCTCCACCGTCTTCGCCCCGCTCACCGCCGCCCTCGCCGACCACCTGACCTGGCGCACCACCTACCTCGTACTCGCCGCGATCCTCGCCGCCGTCACGATCCCCGCCCACGCACTCGCCCTGCGCGCCCCCTGGCCGCCGGCCCCACCCGCACCGACGCACACGGACGGAACACCCCGCACGGTCGTCCGCAGCAGACCGTTCCTGCTCCTCGCGTTCGCGTTCACGCTCTCGGCGTTCGCCACGTACGCCGCCGTCATCGCGCTCGTCCCCCTCCTGCTCGAACGCGGCTACACCACCAGCCAGGCCGCATGGGCCCTCGGCCTCGGCGGCGCCGGTCAGACCCTCGGCCGCACCCTCTACGCGCCGCTCGCCCGCCGCACCGGCACGACCACCCGAACAGTGGTCCTCGTCGCCCTCGGAAGTCTCACCACCGCTGCCCTCGCCCTCATCCCCGGCCCGTACGGGCTCATGATCGCGGCGTCCATCGCGGCCGGGACGGTCCGCGGCAACCTCACCCTCCTCCAAGCCACCGCCGTCACCGACCGTTGGGGCACACGCCACTACGGCCGGCTCTCCGGTCTCCTCAGCGCCCCGGCCATGACCGCATCAGCAGTCGCCCCCTTCGCCGCAGCGCTCTGCGCTCCGCCACTGGGCGGCTACCCCGAACTGTTCGTCGCGTTGGCCGCCCTTGGGCTCGTAGCGGCACTGATCTCTGCGGCGACGTCCGTCCGGGCCGCGTAG
- a CDS encoding MIP/aquaporin family protein: MTATEPAASDAIATDTSPQPAPGATPPRTPLIARAAAELVGTAALVAVVVGSGIQATELTDDVALQLLANSTATVFGLGVLIALLGPVSGAHFNPAVTLAEWWTARRGGGGVNARELAVYVPSQIVGAIAGAVLADAMFGEPLVKWSTHDRSAGNLLLGEVVATAGLILLIFGLARTDRLRFAPVAVASYIGAAYWFTSSTSFANPAVTVGRAFTDTFAGIAPASVPAFIGMQVIGAAVGLALVAVIFMRGKTTAA; this comes from the coding sequence GTGACCGCCACCGAGCCCGCTGCGAGCGACGCCATAGCCACCGACACGTCGCCGCAGCCCGCGCCCGGCGCGACCCCGCCCCGCACACCGCTGATCGCTCGCGCCGCCGCCGAGCTCGTCGGTACCGCCGCTCTCGTCGCGGTCGTCGTCGGCTCCGGGATCCAGGCCACCGAGCTCACCGACGACGTGGCTTTGCAGCTCCTCGCCAACTCCACCGCCACCGTCTTCGGCCTCGGCGTCCTCATCGCTCTCCTCGGACCCGTGTCCGGTGCGCACTTCAACCCGGCCGTCACCCTGGCCGAGTGGTGGACCGCCCGCAGGGGTGGTGGAGGCGTGAACGCGCGCGAGCTCGCCGTCTACGTGCCGTCCCAGATCGTCGGCGCGATCGCGGGCGCCGTGCTCGCGGACGCGATGTTCGGCGAGCCGCTGGTGAAGTGGTCGACGCACGACCGCTCGGCGGGGAACCTCCTCCTCGGCGAGGTCGTGGCCACCGCCGGCCTGATCCTGCTGATCTTCGGCCTGGCCCGCACCGACCGGCTCCGCTTCGCGCCCGTCGCGGTGGCCTCGTACATCGGTGCCGCGTACTGGTTCACCTCGTCGACCTCCTTCGCCAACCCGGCGGTGACCGTCGGGCGGGCCTTCACCGACACCTTCGCGGGCATCGCCCCGGCCTCCGTACCCGCCTTCATCGGTATGCAGGTGATCGGCGCGGCCGTGGGCCTGGCCCTGGTCGCGGTCATCTTCATGCGCGGCAAGACCACCGCCGCATGA
- a CDS encoding NAD(P)-binding domain-containing protein: MNATAVATATEQLPVVVVGAGPAGLAAAAHLVDRGLEPLVLEAGAQAGAAVREWSHVRLFSTWGEVTDPAAEKLLAPTGWVKPDAGTYPTGGDWAADYLQPLAEVLGDKVRVGARVTGVSRVGRDRIVDADRETQPFTVHVAYADGREERILARAVIDASGTWAVPSPAGGDGLPALGERAAADRISYRVPDLNDPTTRARYAGKRTAVIGSGASAFTALASLADLAKSEDGDGTHATWILRRGISGSTFGGGTADQLPARGALGLAAKAAVDEGHADAVTGFRTDAVVRDGERLVLVAEDGRRLAPVDELIVLTGFRPDLSFLDELRLGLDERLQAPVELAPLIDPNQHSCGTVYPHGVKELSHPEEGVYLVGMKSYGRAPTFLALTGYEQVRSVVAAIAGDRESAERVELVLPETGVCGGAGLFDQPEADAASDDGGCCAAPATLQIGVGAPPRSGGC, encoded by the coding sequence ATGAACGCCACCGCCGTCGCCACTGCCACCGAGCAGCTGCCCGTCGTGGTCGTCGGGGCCGGCCCGGCCGGTCTGGCCGCCGCTGCCCACCTCGTCGACCGGGGCCTGGAGCCGCTGGTCCTGGAGGCCGGGGCGCAGGCGGGTGCGGCAGTGCGCGAGTGGTCGCACGTGCGGCTCTTCTCGACCTGGGGCGAGGTCACCGACCCGGCCGCCGAGAAGCTCCTCGCCCCGACCGGGTGGGTGAAGCCGGATGCGGGCACCTACCCGACCGGCGGCGACTGGGCGGCCGACTACCTGCAGCCGCTCGCCGAGGTCCTCGGCGACAAGGTCCGCGTCGGTGCCCGCGTCACCGGTGTCTCCCGCGTGGGCCGGGACCGGATCGTGGACGCCGACCGCGAGACCCAGCCGTTCACCGTCCACGTCGCCTACGCCGACGGCCGCGAGGAGCGGATCCTCGCCCGCGCCGTCATCGACGCCTCCGGCACCTGGGCCGTCCCGAGCCCCGCAGGCGGCGACGGCCTCCCGGCGCTCGGCGAGCGCGCGGCCGCGGACCGGATCTCGTACCGCGTCCCCGATCTGAACGACCCCACCACCCGCGCCCGTTACGCGGGGAAGCGCACCGCCGTCATCGGCTCGGGCGCCTCCGCCTTCACTGCGCTTGCCTCGCTCGCCGACCTCGCGAAGTCGGAGGACGGGGACGGTACGCACGCCACCTGGATCCTGCGCCGAGGCATCTCCGGCTCCACCTTCGGCGGCGGCACCGCGGACCAGCTCCCCGCCCGGGGTGCGCTCGGCCTCGCGGCGAAGGCCGCCGTCGACGAGGGCCACGCCGACGCCGTCACCGGCTTCCGCACCGACGCGGTCGTGCGCGACGGCGAGCGCCTGGTCCTCGTCGCCGAGGACGGCCGCCGCCTCGCCCCGGTCGACGAGCTCATCGTCCTCACCGGCTTCCGCCCCGACCTGTCCTTCCTGGACGAACTTCGCCTCGGCCTCGACGAGCGCCTCCAGGCCCCGGTCGAACTCGCCCCGCTGATCGACCCCAACCAGCACTCGTGCGGCACGGTCTACCCGCACGGCGTGAAGGAGCTCTCGCACCCGGAGGAAGGTGTCTACCTGGTCGGCATGAAGTCGTACGGCCGCGCGCCGACGTTCCTCGCCCTCACCGGCTACGAGCAGGTCCGCTCCGTCGTCGCCGCCATCGCCGGCGACCGCGAGTCCGCCGAGCGCGTCGAGCTCGTCCTGCCCGAGACCGGCGTCTGCGGCGGCGCCGGGCTCTTCGACCAGCCCGAAGCCGATGCGGCGTCGGACGACGGCGGCTGCTGCGCGGCCCCGGCCACCCTCCAGATCGGCGTCGGCGCCCCGCCCAGGTCCGGCGGCTGCTGA
- a CDS encoding ArsR/SmtB family transcription factor codes for MSNAKVLPLLESAVEPCCPPLAERPLTADEAERTAVMFKALGDPVRLRLFSAVASHEGGEACVCDISDVGVSQPTVSHHLKKLKEAGLLSSERRGTWVYYRVEPAVLAAMGQLLTKAAAA; via the coding sequence ATGTCGAATGCGAAGGTGCTTCCGCTGCTTGAGTCCGCCGTCGAGCCCTGCTGCCCGCCACTCGCCGAGCGCCCGCTGACCGCCGATGAGGCCGAGCGGACCGCGGTGATGTTCAAGGCGCTGGGCGACCCGGTACGGCTGCGGCTCTTCTCGGCCGTCGCCTCGCACGAGGGCGGCGAGGCGTGCGTCTGCGACATCTCCGACGTCGGCGTCTCGCAGCCCACGGTCTCCCACCACCTGAAGAAGCTGAAGGAGGCCGGGCTGCTCTCCTCCGAGCGTCGCGGGACGTGGGTCTATTACCGCGTCGAACCGGCCGTCCTGGCCGCGATGGGCCAGCTCCTCACCAAGGCCGCTGCCGCGTGA
- a CDS encoding DinB family protein yields MAESRSVLDRQAVLDDYDRARRTFHTLLDEATPADLARPTSGTRWTNGQLLWHMLFGYLVTRVLLTLARGFSRLPRRASKAFARVLDAGTKPFDVVNYLGPCGAVKVFGPRRMGAAFDRIASSLERQLTKESERDLARGMHYPVRWDPFFKDFMTLADLYRYPTQHFDFHHAQLTLGPSD; encoded by the coding sequence ATGGCGGAGAGTCGTTCAGTGCTGGACCGGCAGGCCGTCCTCGACGACTACGACAGGGCCCGCCGGACCTTCCACACGCTCCTGGACGAGGCCACGCCGGCCGACCTCGCCCGCCCGACCAGCGGCACCCGATGGACCAACGGGCAACTGCTGTGGCACATGCTCTTCGGCTACCTCGTCACCCGCGTCCTGCTGACCCTCGCACGCGGCTTCAGCCGACTGCCCCGGCGGGCGAGCAAGGCGTTCGCCCGGGTGCTCGACGCGGGGACGAAGCCCTTCGACGTGGTCAACTACCTCGGGCCGTGCGGGGCGGTGAAGGTGTTCGGGCCTCGCAGGATGGGTGCCGCGTTCGATCGGATCGCCAGTTCGCTGGAACGGCAGCTCACGAAGGAGTCGGAGCGTGATCTGGCGCGGGGGATGCACTATCCGGTCCGGTGGGACCCGTTCTTCAAGGACTTCATGACCCTCGCGGACCTCTACCGGTATCCCACCCAGCACTTCGACTTCCACCACGCCCAGCTCACCCTCGGCCCGAGCGACTGA
- a CDS encoding GNAT family N-acetyltransferase, with protein MTTSTLVVPLTADHAAEVVAIYRAGIDEGNATFETTAPTWAEFDAAKLPEHRFAAVDETGRVLGWVAATKVSDRCAYAGVVEHSVYVHPDARGRGVASTLLKALVESTEAAGIWTIQSGVFPENAASLAVHERAGFRVIGTRERIGRHNGRWRDTVLIERRSPHID; from the coding sequence GTGACGACCTCCACCCTCGTGGTGCCGCTGACCGCCGACCACGCCGCGGAGGTCGTCGCGATCTACCGGGCCGGGATCGACGAGGGCAACGCCACCTTCGAGACCACCGCTCCCACCTGGGCGGAGTTCGACGCGGCCAAGCTGCCCGAGCACCGCTTCGCCGCCGTCGACGAGACCGGGCGCGTGCTCGGCTGGGTCGCCGCCACCAAGGTCTCCGACCGGTGCGCGTACGCCGGCGTCGTCGAGCACTCGGTCTACGTGCACCCCGACGCCCGGGGCCGCGGCGTCGCCTCCACACTGTTGAAGGCGCTGGTCGAGTCGACCGAGGCGGCCGGCATCTGGACCATCCAGTCCGGAGTGTTCCCGGAGAACGCCGCCAGTCTCGCCGTCCACGAACGGGCCGGCTTCCGTGTCATCGGCACCCGCGAACGCATCGGTCGCCACAACGGCCGCTGGCGCGACACCGTCCTCATCGAGCGCCGCAGCCCGCACATCGACTGA
- a CDS encoding ArsR/SmtB family transcription factor, with product MMTSVDTDLLRVLGDPLRLQIVTLLARETLCTTHLVEETGAKQTNLSNHLRVLREAGVVETEPCGRFTYYRLKPDVIEQLAGQFAALAQTARLTAEANFRRSCP from the coding sequence ATGATGACGTCAGTCGATACTGATCTGCTCCGGGTGCTGGGCGACCCCCTGCGCCTCCAGATCGTGACCCTGCTCGCCCGCGAGACGCTGTGCACCACCCATCTCGTGGAGGAGACCGGTGCCAAGCAGACCAACCTCTCCAACCACCTGAGAGTGCTGCGCGAGGCCGGGGTCGTCGAGACGGAGCCGTGTGGCCGGTTCACCTACTACCGGCTCAAGCCGGACGTCATCGAGCAGCTCGCCGGGCAGTTCGCCGCGCTCGCGCAGACCGCGCGCCTGACCGCCGAGGCGAACTTCAGGCGTTCCTGCCCCTGA
- a CDS encoding ArsI/CadI family heavy metal resistance metalloenzyme, producing the protein MSRVQLALRVPDLAASVAFYTKLFGTEPAKLRDGYANFAIAEPPLKLVLIEGTAGEDTRLDHLGVEVDSTEAVHAATTRLGQEGLATTEENDTSCCYALQDKVWVHGPGREPWEVYVVKADADTLTKQNTSTCCTTPAAIESDERAPVTAGGCC; encoded by the coding sequence ATGTCCCGCGTACAGCTCGCCCTGCGTGTCCCGGACCTGGCGGCGTCCGTCGCCTTCTACACCAAGCTCTTCGGCACCGAGCCGGCCAAACTCCGCGACGGCTACGCCAACTTCGCCATCGCCGAACCCCCGCTCAAGCTCGTCCTCATCGAAGGCACCGCAGGCGAGGACACCCGCCTGGACCACCTCGGCGTCGAGGTCGACAGCACCGAGGCCGTCCACGCCGCCACCACCCGGCTCGGCCAGGAGGGCCTGGCGACGACGGAGGAGAACGACACCAGCTGTTGCTACGCCCTCCAGGACAAGGTGTGGGTCCACGGCCCCGGCCGCGAACCGTGGGAGGTGTACGTCGTCAAAGCCGACGCCGACACCCTCACCAAGCAGAACACCAGCACGTGCTGCACCACCCCGGCCGCCATCGAGAGCGACGAGCGTGCACCGGTCACCGCGGGCGGATGCTGCTGA
- a CDS encoding GNAT family N-acetyltransferase produces MTIVLGTPTVDGVREAMAALRGWQYDEAPMQLHSGDIGWNYRFGTAETAAVIRTWSRDGRILAVGMLDSPTLVRMTVAPDAFQDEDLARRLVEDFSLSERGVLPEGAVSIEAPLGLLLHDLLSKEGWGVDEPWTPLFRDLTEPVEDPGVRIKLIGPEQAQDFADVLRSAFNTARPTREYWHAMSAGPFYADARCLGAYDDQGGVAAVVTVWSAGPGKPGLVEPMGVHEDHRGRGYGRAITVAGAAALREMGSSSVRVCTPSSNVGGVATYKAAGFEVRPEVRDRIRTA; encoded by the coding sequence ATGACGATTGTGCTGGGTACGCCGACAGTCGACGGGGTACGCGAGGCCATGGCCGCGCTGCGGGGGTGGCAGTACGACGAGGCGCCGATGCAGTTGCATTCCGGGGACATCGGCTGGAACTACCGTTTCGGAACGGCCGAGACGGCCGCGGTGATCCGGACCTGGAGTCGGGACGGGCGGATTCTCGCGGTCGGGATGCTCGACTCGCCGACGCTGGTGCGGATGACGGTCGCTCCGGATGCTTTCCAGGACGAGGACTTGGCGCGGCGGCTCGTCGAGGACTTCTCGCTGTCCGAGCGCGGCGTGCTGCCGGAAGGAGCGGTGTCCATCGAGGCCCCGCTGGGCCTGCTGCTCCACGACCTGCTGAGCAAGGAGGGCTGGGGCGTCGACGAGCCGTGGACGCCGCTCTTCCGCGACCTCACCGAGCCGGTGGAGGACCCTGGCGTGCGGATCAAGTTGATCGGCCCGGAGCAGGCGCAGGACTTCGCGGACGTCCTGCGGTCGGCGTTCAACACCGCGCGGCCTACGCGCGAGTACTGGCACGCGATGTCGGCGGGACCGTTCTACGCCGACGCCCGCTGCCTGGGCGCCTATGACGACCAGGGCGGCGTGGCGGCGGTGGTGACAGTGTGGTCGGCCGGCCCGGGGAAGCCGGGGCTGGTCGAGCCGATGGGCGTCCACGAGGACCACCGTGGTCGCGGCTACGGCCGGGCGATCACCGTGGCCGGGGCGGCCGCGCTGCGGGAGATGGGATCGTCGAGCGTACGTGTGTGCACGCCGAGTTCCAATGTCGGCGGCGTCGCCACGTACAAGGCGGCCGGGTTCGAGGTGCGGCCGGAGGTGCGAGACCGGATCCGGACGGCCTGA
- a CDS encoding DUF485 domain-containing protein, with product MSYHQPFPGPPPAPQHRNAGRHRQEAASQSWQGPSWDTDPQAAWDSSPPAWDSLPQGWDSAQQPWDVSPQPQPPAATDDRDDLHRLGSAYRRLRRVATFTALGYFVIFLFLSGYAPSMMTSNITGGLTTGLVLGLLQLPVALAAIALYERIARNRVDPLAAAIRERAEQAAAAAAPRPERQSRSGRPVWQQPSGGTRA from the coding sequence ATGTCGTACCACCAGCCTTTCCCCGGCCCGCCGCCCGCACCCCAGCACCGGAATGCCGGGCGGCACCGCCAAGAGGCGGCGTCGCAGTCCTGGCAGGGGCCTTCCTGGGACACCGATCCACAGGCAGCCTGGGACTCGTCCCCGCCAGCGTGGGACTCCTTGCCGCAGGGCTGGGACTCCGCGCAGCAGCCCTGGGACGTGTCCCCGCAGCCGCAACCGCCCGCCGCCACCGACGATCGTGATGATCTGCACCGGCTCGGATCGGCTTACCGCAGGCTCCGCCGCGTCGCCACCTTCACCGCGCTCGGCTACTTCGTCATCTTCCTTTTCCTGTCCGGCTACGCCCCCTCGATGATGACCAGCAACATCACCGGTGGTCTCACCACCGGTCTGGTCCTCGGGCTCCTCCAGTTGCCCGTGGCGCTGGCTGCCATCGCACTGTACGAGCGGATCGCGCGCAACCGCGTCGACCCGCTTGCCGCGGCGATCCGCGAACGCGCCGAGCAGGCGGCCGCGGCAGCCGCGCCCCGGCCGGAACGCCAGAGCCGCTCCGGACGTCCCGTGTGGCAGCAGCCCTCCGGAGGTACGCGCGCATGA
- a CDS encoding cation acetate symporter gives MTSFSSEAQTMSLMAFIAVITVTLLLCVMTAPDRDDLGEYYTGYRSLSPVQSGLAIAGDYISAGTVLGTIGIIALVGYDGITLALSTVLSLVLMMFLLAEPLRNAGRFTIGDVFTRRLPGPAVRITTAAVTLTALLPLVIFQLAGAGDLLSVVLGFHADGFKTGAIVFLGLLMIAYAAIGGMKGTAFIQIVKTVVLFGASLAIAALILERFDFSLPSLLDAAKRGSGAGDAYLASGLQFGGNELDMISTQLTVVLGAAVLPQITMRMFTARSAAAVRRSMSWAVSTVVVTCLLIAVIGFGAAAIVGHKGLVAGDPQGKTAFLMVSQAVMGTDQTTIETLLFATVATAIFLTLLASVAGITLACANTLAHDLITHGLRRKARLKDATEMAIARTAAAGVGLVAIAIAAGARHLNLQALLTLSFCIGASAVAPALIYSLFWRRYTRTGLLCTLIVGSASAFILMTGSNLVTGSPQAIFPDQDFNWFPFTTSGILSAPLGFLAGWLGTVLYERDPAGERMRYEAVEETILAGTQATR, from the coding sequence ATGACCAGCTTCAGCTCCGAGGCCCAGACCATGTCGCTGATGGCGTTCATCGCGGTCATCACCGTCACGCTGCTGCTGTGCGTGATGACCGCCCCCGATCGTGACGACCTGGGCGAGTACTACACCGGCTACCGCTCGCTCTCCCCCGTGCAGAGCGGCCTCGCGATCGCCGGCGACTACATCTCCGCCGGCACCGTGCTCGGCACCATCGGCATCATCGCTCTCGTCGGCTACGACGGCATCACGCTCGCCCTGAGCACCGTGCTCTCGCTGGTCCTGATGATGTTCCTGCTCGCCGAACCGCTGCGTAACGCGGGCCGGTTCACGATCGGCGACGTCTTCACCCGGCGTCTCCCCGGCCCCGCCGTGCGGATCACCACGGCCGCGGTCACCCTGACCGCACTGCTGCCGCTGGTGATCTTCCAGCTCGCGGGCGCCGGCGATCTCCTCTCCGTCGTCCTCGGCTTCCACGCCGACGGCTTCAAGACCGGGGCGATCGTGTTCCTGGGTCTGCTGATGATCGCGTACGCGGCGATCGGCGGCATGAAGGGCACGGCCTTCATCCAGATCGTCAAGACCGTCGTCCTGTTCGGCGCGTCCCTCGCGATCGCCGCGCTCATCCTCGAGCGCTTCGACTTCAGCCTGCCCTCCCTGCTGGACGCCGCCAAGCGCGGCAGCGGGGCGGGGGACGCCTATCTCGCCTCCGGTCTGCAGTTCGGCGGCAACGAACTCGACATGATCAGCACTCAGCTGACGGTCGTGCTCGGCGCCGCGGTGCTGCCGCAGATCACCATGCGCATGTTCACCGCGCGCAGCGCGGCAGCCGTGCGGCGCTCGATGTCCTGGGCCGTGTCGACCGTCGTGGTGACCTGTCTGCTGATCGCCGTCATCGGCTTCGGCGCGGCGGCGATCGTCGGCCACAAGGGACTCGTCGCCGGCGACCCGCAGGGCAAGACAGCGTTCCTCATGGTCAGCCAGGCCGTCATGGGCACGGACCAGACGACCATCGAGACACTGCTGTTCGCGACCGTTGCGACCGCCATCTTCCTCACCCTGCTGGCCTCGGTCGCCGGGATCACCCTCGCCTGCGCCAACACCCTGGCGCACGACCTCATCACGCACGGGCTGCGCCGCAAGGCGCGGCTGAAGGACGCCACGGAGATGGCCATCGCCCGGACCGCCGCGGCGGGCGTCGGGCTCGTGGCGATCGCGATCGCCGCCGGTGCACGGCATCTGAACCTTCAGGCACTGCTCACCCTGTCGTTCTGCATCGGCGCGTCCGCGGTCGCACCGGCTCTCATCTACAGCCTCTTCTGGCGCCGTTACACCCGTACGGGACTGCTCTGCACCCTCATCGTGGGCAGCGCCTCCGCGTTCATCCTCATGACCGGCAGCAACCTGGTGACCGGATCGCCCCAGGCGATCTTCCCGGACCAGGACTTCAACTGGTTCCCGTTCACCACGTCGGGCATCCTCTCGGCCCCGCTGGGCTTCCTCGCGGGTTGGCTCGGCACGGTGCTCTACGAACGTGACCCGGCCGGCGAGCGAATGCGGTACGAAGCGGTGGAGGAGACGATCCTGGCCGGCACACAGGCGACACGGTGA